In Prunus dulcis chromosome 1, ALMONDv2, whole genome shotgun sequence, the following are encoded in one genomic region:
- the LOC117614130 gene encoding serine/arginine-rich splicing factor RSZ21 translates to MARVYVGNLDPRVNERDLEDEFRMFGVLRGVWVARRPPGYAFIEFDDRRDALDAIQAVDGKNGWRVELSHNSKGSGGRGGGGGRGRGGGEDLKCYECGEPGHFARECRLRIGSRGLGSGRRRSPSPRRRRSPSYEGYGRRSYSPRRRRSPPRRRSVTPPRRGRSYSRSPPYRPARRASPYANGD, encoded by the exons ATGGCTCGGGTTTATGTTGGGAATTTGGATCCTCGAGTGAATGAAAGGGATTTGGAAGATGAATTTCGGATGTTCGGTGTTCTTCGAGG TGTATGGGTTGCTCGAAGACCGCCTGGATATGCGtttattgaatttgatgatCGCCGGGATGCTCTAGATGCAATTCAAGCTGTGGATG GAAAAAATGGTTGGCGTGTCGAGCTTTCTCACAATTCTAAGGGTAGTGGAGGccgtggtggtggtggaggacgCGGGCGCGGTGGAGGTGAGGACTTAAAGTGTTATGAGTGTGGTGAACCTGGTCATTTTGCTCGTGAATGTCGCTTGCGTATTGGTTCACGAGGATTGGGTAGCGGAAGGCGCCGAAGTCCATCTCCTCGACGCCGCAGAAGTCCCAGTTATGAAGGTTATGGACGCAG GAGCTATAGTCCGCGTAGGAGAAGATCTCCTCCACGACGTCGTAGTGTCACACCTCCTCGACGTGGACGAAGCTACAGTAGGTCTCCTCCATATCGCCCTGCTCGTCGTGCTTCACCTTATGCCAATGG GGACTAA
- the LOC117616727 gene encoding uncharacterized protein LOC117616727 translates to MQDPQYSNFVVVHLRGMENPKFAEIKLWFLGTVGLIESAMKIPFRNPNFIALTLITSFPLFCMRLIHELPYNYQPSLIKEAIYQLRILTHDGDGGNMSWALNLTIQIPEVYLCVFVDFLSALTTIYAASIICTSSERSPMGLRNLLRNSITKTRWHERMFTFLSVSFLCSLSSSVVDYWLYARPLLLPGCPTRLSRGLHLIVYGVAFAKWAEYSAWWNLSVVVSILEENRGIEAISASSKLTKGNRLRGLIWMLLYSVWRFKLPSLLATWTFPHILAYHYLDTSFVCLGKVINWVVLTVYYYDCKTVTTRLP, encoded by the coding sequence ATGCAAGACCCACAGTATTCAAACTTCGTAGTGGTACATCTGAGGGGAATGGAGAACCCAAAATTTGCTGAGATTAAGCTATGGTTTCTTGGCACCGTAGGTCTAATCGAATCAGCCATGAAAATCCCATTTAGAAATCCCAATTTCATAGCCTTAACATTGATTACCTCCTTCCCACTATTTTGCATGAGATTAATACATGAATTGCCTTATAATTACCAGCCTAGTTTGATCAAGGAGGCAATATATCAGCTAAGAATTCTTACccatgatggtgatggaggcAATATGTCATGGGCTTTAAATCTGACCATTCAAATTCCGGAAGTTTACCTCTGTGTCTTTGTTGACTTCCTCAGTGCCCTCACAACTATCTATGCTGCCTCAATAATCTGTACTAGTAGTGAGAGGTCACCAATGGGTCTCCGAAATCTTCTTCGAAATTCAATAACCAAAACAAGGTGGCATGAGCGTATGTTTACATTTTTGTCTGTGTCCTTCTTGTGCTCTCTTTCCTCTAGTGTTGTTGACTATTGGCTTTATGCTAGGCCGTTACTTTTACCAGGCTGCCCAACTCGGTTGTCGCGGGGCTTGCATTTGATAGTTTATGGTGTGGCCTTTGCTAAATGGGCAGAGTACAGTGCCTGGTGGAACCTAAGTGTTGTTGTTTCCATTTTAGAAGAGAACAGAGGAATTGAAGCCATTTCAGCCTCATCAAAGTTAACCAAAGGAAATAGACTAAGAGGGCTCATTTGGATGCTTCTGTATTCTGTTTGGAGGTTCAAGTTGCCATCCCTCCTTGCCACATGGACTTTCCCACATATACTTGCATACCATTACCTTGACACAAGCTTCGTGTGCCTGGGGAAGGTTATCAATTGGGTGGTTCTCACAGTTTATTACTACGATTGCAAAACTGTCACAACAAGGTTGCCATAA